The genomic interval AGGATGAGGGAGCAGTCGATGAATAGGGTGAAGGAGATTGTGCAGATGGAGAAGCTGACAGATTATACCTGCAATCCTGATTACATGGAGAAGTGGACTAAGCTCATGACTCAACAAGAAAGTTTCCACAAGAAAGTAAATGATGTAGTAATGTGCGGGTTTTCCAGGGTGAGTCTGGAAGGTTTTGGGGATATTGAAGTTGAACATCTGAGGCAGCATCGTAATGTTCTGCATCAAGCTTTCGACCTGAAGATGAGAATGACTGCCTACTGGAAGATAGTTCTGCGAAGGTTGGTCGATTCCATGGCATTGCATTTGCAGTATAGTGTTCATAATCTTGTGAACAATGACATGGAGGAGATTGTGAATGAGTTGATGGGGCCAGACGGGCGTGGAATTGAAAGGATGCTGGTGGAATCCCCTGCAATTGctggaaagagagagaagctgAAAAGGAGCATCAAGCTGTTGAAGGAGTCCAAGGATGTCGTGGCCAAGATCATGGACAGGATTGCAGGTTATGATGATTAGGTGccaattaatatatttattttgtgcgTTTTAAGTTTGTGATTAGTTATGTAGAAGTATAAGATATAACCATGTAGTATTGctttcaatcaattaagatGTTTTGTTTGTGGTGAGTTGTTACACAACTAAAAGCAGAGCATTCCTGATGAAAACCGCAAAGCCCATTAAAAGTAAAGCAATGTTCTGCCAAAAACAAAGGGCTCTAAAAAGTAAGAACTTGAAGCTGGAAAGGGCAAAATAAAAAgcttaaacaaaataaaaataaaatctgtAGTTTGATGTAGCTTTAAGTTTAACCCAAGAAACtaataatatattacttttgaaaaaaaaaaaagcttgcAATATATGCAAATTCTTACATCTTGATCTTGCAAATTAAtgtcaaattaaacaaaattatatatttatttatttatatatgggCCCCAAAATTGTTACTCTTATATTctaatcgaaattaaaatctAACATTCacttaagaaatttttaaaaatttctattaTGGGAGAGATTCTATGAGTAAGTGAATCATGTACCTAATACCTAttactaaattaaaatattgtgaagaaaattttgaaaatttcttgTCAAGTGacaattttgatttatttttacctAAGAAAACATTGATTTAATGTTGTaacttatttttcaaaattgggttgttatatatctatattatattcaacaaaatacctcaactttaaaatatttttcccttaaaagtataaacaaatattaaaatttaatttaatccaaaactatcaaattttaaattggtTTCCTTGAAAAGTAAATAATttgtatttaaaataattaaaattgaaactaaaaaaaatcaccATTTGCAGAcctgaaaaagagaaaaaaaaaaaaaaaaaccttttcgAGGTTTACAGTAAGTCTTCTAAAACTCTAGGCAATCGGGGCCTTCCTTTCCCTCGCCAATGGGCAATGGCGACTTCCATGATCCTACTTTCCCACCTCCGTCCTTCCGGTCGTCTCtccactctctctctcgcGCGTGTCTCTCACCTCCCTTCCCTCCCGGCACCTCTATCTCACCCCTACTTTTCGCCGTGCCTCTGTCCATTCGCCCCTTCCATCGCTCGATCCTTCTTTTCTTCGGCCGATAAcgttgaagaatcaatcctTCCGGTTCGTGCGATCGTTTCGTTGCTTGATGGTTACCATAATCTCACTGGCTTCCCTTGGTAAGTcaatttcttctctctcttgttgGTACCCgagaaaatgaaggaaaaaaataaaattttgaagttttgcattttaaagaaaaaaaagagaaattatgaattattttgtAGGTGGATTACTATTGCAACTGCCACTGTGGGTATGCGATTTGCATTGTTGCCAGCAGTTATTATTCATCTTCAGAAGTTGAAAAGGATTGGAGAGTTAGGTCCTAAATGtaagtttctttctttttttttttaataatttaatttaatttatctttaatatttgaatttgtaGCATTGTTGGGAATGTAAATTAGGCATACTACTCGTGAACTACTCGGTCTTAGCATGATGAATACTTGAACCTAAATTCGTGAAGTAACTAGTCAAGCTGCCTTCGAGTATTTCTATGTGGGACTGGAGTGGCTTGTGAGCCAAATGGAGTTTAtactttcttttctaatatcttttatatatgtataatatgaataaaatgcaatatttattttcatatttgaagTTTTATTTGAGTTTTAAACTCCTAAGTTAAGTTTTTAGCTCTTAAGTTGAGCTAATGATAATTGATCCTATTCGAGTAGAgctcaattatttttttaaactaaGTTTAAATACAAAAACTAAAGATTGAGCTTCAAGTTTTCTTAATCATGCGAACCTCAAGTCTGTTACTACGTTGGCACAATCTGGCCTGATTACCACAAGCATTGAGGCAGTTACTTCTACTATTTCaacttattttcattttatttcctttggcAACTAAAGTGGGTCACTTGATGctatcattttaattgataaatgCATTTTGGTCTTGTTTGGCTCATCTAAACAAATTTTATGgagaataataaaagaaaatagggCGTTTGTATAAGTATAGGTTTGTTTACGGATCATATTTTGAAGCAAGTTTTGATGGACACGTGAACCATTGGCAACATTAGATGAATCCTAACATTTGGGAGTTTGtttagaaatatttttcatgatgGTTTCGGGTTCTGTTTCATTATTTCAGATTTTAGAGTGTAATTGCACCTTTgccttaaaatattttgcctTTATGTCTTACATACTCCTTTTCTCATGGCTCTTTATTTTGCCTTTTACTGATAATAAAGTGAACACAACCCTGCAGCCAGTTAAGctgaaaataaatgaatttatttgtgTAACCAGTTGGAAATTTATAAGTGTCTTTTCTACATTTGATGGTACTTGAGACTATTTTGTTTGGCTGTCAATCTGTGCAAATTCCTTCCTTTGTAACACATTATTGTGCATTGTTATTTCAGACAACATGCAAATACTGACCCCTTTATGTGTTCTTAGTTAAGTTCTCTTAAACGTTtgatatttgaattttgctgACACAATTGTAGGGAAACACATGTTATCTGTTCTATGGAATTTATGCAAAGAAATccgttttttttttacctgttgttttgttgtttaaCTTACAGTTAACTTTTTGTTTGACACTGATCTATTTCTCATAGTGCCTTCTCCATTGCCATCAACTATGTCAGGAAGAAGTTACATAGACCAAATTTTACATTTCCGGAAGGAAAGAAAGGCAATTGGATGCCCTTCATTTTTATGGTTTCTTGCTCCCTTCTTCACTCAGGTAATCCTCCCTTGCAGTCCAagaatcattttatttttttagattaaatATGTTTGTCCTATGCAATGCTTGACATGCATAATATATAGATGTTGGTTTGTAAGTATAGTTACTCTACACATTTGGAATTGCAAGCAAAATATGTGCATAATAAAGGTGGAAGTGAAGAGGAACTTCATAGATTATAGGCAATTTTGGCACAACAGTtgtaattattgattaatgtGCTATTGAAAATTGAACTCTGCAATATTATTAATGCTAGTTTGACCTAACAATTCTGTGCTTGATTAGTATGGTCTTACAtctattaatattaatttaaatgcatGTTCCAAGCATAAAACCCTGCAAATAGGGATGTTGTTATGTTGCTTGTCAAGTAAGGATATCGGGGATTAATATATTATAGTGGGTACTTTCTGATTATATTGAGCTTTATTTTAGGTTTTAAAATGAATAGAAAgtcatttaattttctaagagtgaacaaaattgaatagTGCAAAAATCAAGTTCCTATTGCCAGTgacaaatatacatatattgagAATAGATATTTTGCTGACATGAGATATTGTAATTGGATAAGTTGATTAAATAAGACAATCCTTTGATGAGTTTTTAACTGTCCGGACTAACTGAACTCTAATGAAAATAATCTCTCTTACCAGAAACTCTAAAAAAAGGTTTTGCATGGCtctgataaaaataaatttcaattatctCACTTGCCGTATCTTTTAATTTGTCAGGTCCCGTGCCTTCTTTTATGGGTGACCAGCATTCGCAGAATGTCATTGGATAATCATCCTGGGTTTGATAGTGTAAGGCATTGCTTGGGTGCTTATTTATACTGAAAGTAATTGTATCATTATGAATATAATTGGTTAATAACCTCACACATGATAGGATTAGGAGCTAAACTTTCTTCGGAACTTGCTAGTTTCTTCTTTGGAAGTTTTTGTATCATTAACTGTTAATGTGCCATTTTTCGAGTAAGAATTGAATTCGTAGAAATATTTGTCTACTTTTAGTCATAATAGTTGTCAATCATGCTTTTTATTGCCCTGTCCATGGAAATGACAaccacaatttctttttcatgcaTTGCATCACAGTAAACAAATTATGCATACTGGACAAATACTCAATGGCACTTCCAAACTCATACTTAACTGTAGTAActgatttattatttgatgTGTTAATGAGTTGTTAATAGACGAGTCAAACCTTATAATCTAAACAATTGCCCAGTTAGTTTTCCCCTTTTgatattattatgtttaagaaatgaaaaagaagagttgtatatgaataaaaatatttctatgtttctatttcttctttttcatcaatatGCTTGTGATAAATAGCTGTACTTTTGGAGATAAAATGAAGTTTAGTCATAAAAGTAGCTGCTTGGATATTGTCCTTTAAAAGTTACTGTTAGTCGTTTGACTCTGTTGAAGATTTAGCCAGTTTTTTTATACTAGTCATATATAATTATGCTCACAGAAATATGaataatttatggttttaaatgagttttatgtttACTTGAACTGATACTGTTCAAAGTTGGGCATGGTTCTTTAACGAAACCTactatttgttttaaatttttaattattgaattaCATGTATCTTAGATGCTTGTAGGCTTGATTGCTGCTTTTTGGACTTTTATATTATTGCAACCAGAACTGCACGCAGCTCCTGCTGTTCcctattatttattttcaaatgattacaATTTGTTTGCATTTATCAAAATGGTGCTTCAGCCACATATTTGTGTTTTAATTGCGGATTTTCGTTGTCTTTTGTATTCACATTCTCTCTATCTAGATTTGTTTTGGATGGAAACTTAATCTATTCTTACTTTCCTGGTTCTGGAAATATCTTTCTATAAATTGACTTACCTGGTGCTGCATTTGTGATTTGGTTGAATCCAAGATTTGACTTTTTCTAGTTCATGTAATATGTGTACCTGGGAGTTGGAATGTTTGGCCATGGTGTGCCCTTTTAAACTGCTTACCATATTCTATGATCTTTTACGTTTTAATACCTGCATTGAGTTGCTCAAAATTTGAAACTCTGACATGATTAATTCCAGGGTGGTGCATTATGGTTCCAAAATTTAACTGAACTTCCTCACGGTGTTTTAGGCCCTATCTTTCCGTTTCTGATTGCTAGTTTGCACTACATCAATGTTCAGGTATTGTAATCTTTACCGTCTCTGTTCATCTTGTTCACATCTATTGCTAATACAGGAAGTAAAATCCACCATTTACCCAATAATGaaatgttaaatttaatttatttaagtgATTAGTAGTTGTACTGAACAATTTCATGTGGTCTGTATGTAGTGGGATGCAATTAATTTAGGTAGTTGATGAAGGGTTCGCAGAATATTGTAAAAAGCAACAATTTTTAAGGTCATTCTTTTGGTTATTTTGGCTCCCCTAGTACGGGTTATTGTTGCTAAGTGTCCAAGATTCCTGTCAAGGATGGTGACTGGCCTTTTAGCCAAAACTAATTTTGGCTGCAACCTGCCTCAGGCTCTCAGCTTTCTTTTCCAATGTCTCcaatttccctttcttttattgtttttggaaACACAATCTAATATTTCTTGTGACTGTATAGTATCTATGTTGCAGTATAAGTGAATGAATTACTTTGAGAACATGTCACTTGAATGTTCATTAACATGATTTATTATCTTATCAGATTTCTTTTGGGACATCTTCAGTTAAGAAAGCTGATCCGCTCTTGGCGAAAGTGAGTAGACAGAAATTGTGCACAATTCTAAAATCGGCTGCTCTTTCACGTTTTGGAGGgctaaaacatattttatgttaatttattcaattaattgtCCATAACATTTTGTTCTCATTGTTTAGACTTTTAGCTCAACAAGGATCTGgaataatctttatttttgcAGGTTTACAAGTTCTATTTGGATTTTCTGACATTGCCCTTTTTTGGTATCGGTTTCTTGATTCCCCAGGTAATTATCTAACATTTCCGcttctctcttctcttttatctttttatttttttaatgttgtatgtcaaattgatttcattgaATTGACCTTCTCACAAACTCTGAATTAGTTGATGAAAGTTATCCTGCTGCTGGTAaggtaaaatatttgtaaatagTAGAATTGCTTTACTTTCTTTAAAAGTCTACTTCCTTTGGGACATTATGTGCCTATCTCAATCAAACTATAGGATGAAAGGAGCCTTTTTATGTATTAGTTCATTACATAATACCcattttgtttatatggtTAATTGAAGGGTAAAGTACAAAAAC from Theobroma cacao cultivar B97-61/B2 chromosome 5, Criollo_cocoa_genome_V2, whole genome shotgun sequence carries:
- the LOC18599434 gene encoding ALBINO3-like protein 2, chloroplastic isoform X1; protein product: MATSMILLSHLRPSGRLSTLSLARVSHLPSLPAPLSHPYFSPCLCPFAPSIARSFFSSADNVEESILPVRAIVSLLDGYHNLTGFPWWITIATATVGMRFALLPAVIIHLQKLKRIGELGPKLPSPLPSTMSGRSYIDQILHFRKERKAIGCPSFLWFLAPFFTQVPCLLLWVTSIRRMSLDNHPGFDSGGALWFQNLTELPHGVLGPIFPFLIASLHYINVQISFGTSSVKKADPLLAKVYKFYLDFLTLPFFGIGFLIPQGSLVYWVTNSSLSLIQQLTLKHPAVRAKLGLPDKDALATVENSEESSTAGTPSVEPPSKQRRIAVQNLSPKELLALSIKHLSREEKDLAISLLKLALDKDPEHVKAMVVMGQTLMQKGLLVEASEYLEHAISKLSLSGHLTEVEDVDHLILSSQWAGVVYMKQGKKAEGLAHLERIANLKEPEDPKSKAHYFDGLLLLSSALLDSGRKAEALKFLRLVVAYNPNYNYLLEEVENEEDNFASDLVNSRRRDY
- the LOC18599434 gene encoding ALBINO3-like protein 2, chloroplastic isoform X2, whose amino-acid sequence is MATSMILLSHLRPSGRLSTLSLARVSHLPSLPAPLSHPYFSPCLCPFAPSIARSFFSSADNVEESILPVRAIVSLLDGYHNLTGFPWWITIATATVGMRFALLPAVIIHLQKLKRIGELGPKLPSPLPSTMSGRSYIDQILHFRKERKAIGCPSFLWFLAPFFTQVPCLLLWVTSIRRMSLDNHPGFDSGGALWFQNLTELPHGVLGPIFPFLIASLHYINVQISFGTSSVKKADPLLAKVYKFYLDFLTLPFFGIGFLIPQGSLVYWVTNSSLSLIQQLTLKHPAVRAKLGLPDKDALATVENSEESSTAGTPSVEPPSKQRRIAVQNLSPKELLALSIKHLSREEKDLAISLLKLALDKDPEHVKAMVVMGQTLMQKGLLVEASEYLEHAISKLSLSGHLTEVEDVDHLILSSQWAGVVYMKQACP